One Silene latifolia isolate original U9 population chromosome 4, ASM4854445v1, whole genome shotgun sequence DNA segment encodes these proteins:
- the LOC141651333 gene encoding uncharacterized protein LOC141651333 — MWYLCCVYGEPDHSKRGAVWDNFTHHLNSLDKPFLLIGDFNQVEFSSDKLGGSDKLIQGANLFTYWNNLHCLMDIPFKGPRFTWCNNRDSPHRIYERLDKGFASNDWLSLFPNTFIKHLPIQISDHVPIILDTNMVLYTKKKVYRLETWCFDHAECSGLVKESWERNAKGDASHVLLEKLRRINTAFRVWACNKKDEWGLKWSEFDQDLESYLLDIENGGDSVNYELCHKKLMEFALAAGTYWRQRTKLKWNCEGDTCTKYFFNWVKGRSGANLILGIKKESNEWTFDMKEIGGLFHKHFSSIFNSDSEPECFDDYLNKYGYLFDNPKRKVGTEERAKLGRAYSKNEVRAAVFQLGPLKSGSTVFA, encoded by the coding sequence ATGTGGTATCTGTGTTGTGTTTATGGTGAACCCGATCATTCTAAGAGGGGTGCTGTGTGGGATAATTTTACCCATCATCTTAATTCGCTCGACAAACCCTTTTTGCTTATAGGTGACTTCAACCAAGTTGAATTCTCTTCTGATAAGCTGGGTGGCAGTGATAAATTGATTCAAGGAGCAAACTTGTTCACTTATTGGAATAATTTACATTGTCTGATGGATATCCCTTTTAAGGGACCTAGATTCACTTGGTGCAATAATAGGGATAGTCCACACCGAATTTACGAAAGACTTGATAAGGGGTTTGCTTCCAATGATTGGCTTTCTCTTTTcccaaatacttttatcaaacacTTACCTATTCAAATATCGGATCACGTGCCTATAATCCTTGATACAAATATGGTTCTGTACACTAAGAAGAAAGTGTACAGGCTAGAGACTTGGTGTTTTGATCATGCCGAATGCAGTGGGCTGGTTAAAGAAAGCTGGGAAAGAAATGCTAAGGGTGATGCTTCTCATGTTCTTTTGGAAAAACTTCGTCGTATAAATACCGCTTTTAGGGTTTGGGCTTGTAATAAAAAAGACGAATGGGGACTAAAGTGGAGTGAATTTGATCAGGATCTTGAGTCCTATCTTTTAGATATAGAGAATGGTGGTGATTCTGTTAATTACGAATTATGCCACAAAAAACTTATGGAATTCGCTCTTGCTGCTGGCACTTATTGGCGTCAACGTACCAAATTGAAATGGAATTGTGAGGGTGACACGTGCACAAAGTACTTTTTCAATTGGGTTAAAGGACGATCTGGTGCTAATCTCATCTTAGGTATTAAGAAGGAATCTAATGAATGGACTTTTGATATGAAGGAGATTGGTggtttgtttcataaacatttctCCTCTATCTTTAATTCTGATTCTGAGCCTGAGTGCTTTGATGATTACTTAAATAAGTATGGTTACTTATTTGATAATCCTAAGCGCAAAGTGGGTACGGAGGAGAGGGCCAAATTAGGTCGTGCTTATTCGAAAAATGAAGTTCGTGCGGCTGTGTTCCAATTGGGACCTCTAAAATCAGGGTCGACGGTATTCGCATGA